From the genome of Candidatus Saccharibacteria bacterium:
GGTATCAAGACGCAATTGATCATATCAAGAATAGCCTGAACCTTACTGAATATCAAAAACAAATAATAGTAAGAGAGATCTTGGAAATTCAATTATCCGATCCTAATATCCGCATAGAAGACGTATTTACTCAGATACGTGGGCTTAAAGACTTAACTCCTAAGGATCAGGATTTTAAAATAGCCGAGATCCTTGTCAATCGAGCCTCAAATGACCCCCGTATCACCATAGAAGAGGTATCTGAGCGGATCCGTGGGCTTGAACGCTTAACTCCTAGGGATCAGGATTGGGAAATAGCCAATATCTTTGTCAATCGAGCCTCAAATGACCCCAGTATCCGCATAGAAAAGGTATCTGAGCGGATCCGTGGGCTTGGAGGCTTAACTCCTAGGGATCAGGATTGGGAAATAGCCAATATCTTTGTCAATCGAGCCTCAAATGACCCCAGTATCCGCATAGAAAAGGTATCTGAGCGGATCCGTAAGCTTAAATACTTAGGTTCTTGGGAGCGGGATTGGCACATAGCCGAGATCCTTGTCAATCGAGCCTCAAATAACCCCAATATCACCATAGAAGAGGTGTCTAAGCGGATCCGTGGGCTTAAAGACTTAAGTTCTTGGGAGCGGGATAAGCGAATAGACAGGATCCTTGGCTATCGAGCCTCGAGGGATATTAATACAAAGATTACAGACCTAGAGCCCAATACAAAGATACCCTTCATTAGTAAGGTTATAAAGCTTTATAGTGACCCGACTACCTTACAACGATTATTGCTTGAGTATATAGACTCTAGCGGGGGATCTGTTTCCCAATAACCTTATTGACCTACAGTTACAAACAAACCAGTATACTAATCACTATATCAATAGACGCTGACATATGGGTTTACCCAGTATGATGACTACTGCTTAGTTGATTGAGTACTACAATCAAGACCCTGATCATGCTAGGATCAGAGTAGCAGAGATTTACTGTTAGTTGCATTTGGGGTGGTATTTTACGACTGCTTGATTGATCAAGCCAGTTATGCTTAACTATTACTAGCGTGCAAAATCAAAAATATAATCCATTTGTACTGATTTATTCGGGAATAGTTCTGGCAGGACTGGGTGGTCTTAATTTTATTCTTTTACTCAATAGAGAGGGCCCACTGAGTATTATTGGCATTTTACTACTGAGCTGGATTATGCTTGGCACAATTTATTATTGGTTTGTCTATCCACGCACTCCAAACTATTTTGAGCTTAGTGGCTTTACTTTCTTTTGGATTGGTTGGGGGATTACCGTCACTGATCTTCAGATAATTGACCTAAGTGATAATCAATATTTGCAACTTATTGCCCTAGGCCTAGGAATTGCTCTTTATAGCACTGCTGGAGTTTATCTTGCCTGGCAACTCAAGAAGAGCAATTGGTATCTTATGGCACTCAGAAATCGGATCAATAGTGATGCAGTATCACAAGGCTTAGTAGTCAACTCAATCGCTGACGCAATAATTAGTGTTGACAATCAATTAGGTGTTACGCTGATGAATCCAGCAGCCCAGAAGCTTACGGGTTGGGATCTCAGCCAGGCTAGGGGACTAAATATAGGCCAGATACTCATTCTCTATGATCAATCTGGTAATCAGTTGCAAGAAACCTCACCCTTCTACAAAGTTTTAGCTACCGCCAAGGTAATCAGGGATTCAGATATCTATCTATTTGATAAAACTCAACAAAGAATCGATTTATCTATCTCGGCTGCGCCAAGTTTTGATACCAATAAAAATATCAATGGTGTAATTGCAATCATCAGAGATATTAGTGAACAAAAAGCCACTGAAAGGGAAAAGGATGAATTTATTTCAACCGCCTCCCATGAAATGCGCACACCAGTAACTGCCATCGAGGGCAATCTCTCCCTAGCCCTCAATCCAAAGCTTGCGACAATTGATGACCGAGCTCGCAAATTCCTAGATAAAGCCCACCAATCAGTCCTCCATCTAGGTAGTTTATTTAAAGATCTACTTAGTACCACTCAGATTGATGACAATGCCAATATCGGCCAGCTTGAGATTGTTAATCTCAATAAGATTCTCAAGAAGGTATTTGAAGAAATGCAAACTATTGCTCAATCTAAGGCGGTAGAACTAATTCTTGACTTTGGTGGCAATGGTGCCGAGAATACACTAGCCCCAAGTGCACCTATTCGTGCCAATCAGGATAAGATCAATGAAGTAGTCTCTAATCTCGTTGATAATGCAATAAAATTCAGTAACCATGGACGAGTAACAATTAGAAGCAAAGTTACGCCTGACTACTGTCTAGTAGAAGTTGAGGATGACGGGATTGGTATTAGTCCAGAGGATCAAAAGCATCTCTTTCAGAAATTTTATCGAGTCAATAATAGCTTTACTAGAGAGATTGGTGGTACTGGCCTAGGGCTCTATATTGCTAGGAATATCATCGAAAAATTTGGGGGAAGAATCTGGGTCAGCTCTATCCAAACTCCGGATCAACATGGGACTATTTTTTCTTTTTCTCTACCACTTGCCAAAGATGCAAACCAAGCCAAAATACCTGAATATTTGCAAAATAATCCAACAAATATGGTAAGATAAATTTATAAAAGTAAAAGGAGAAAACTATGACAAAAGTATTATTGGTAGAGGATGACATCAACTTACGAGACTTGTACTCAGCTAGGCTCAGCGCAGAAGAGATTGAGGTTTTCGTTGCTAGCGATGGGGAAGAAGGTTTGACTATGGCTACAAGTATCAAGCCAGACCTTATAATTCTAGATGTGATGATGCCAAAAATCTCAGGTTTTGATGTGCTCGACATACTTAGACAGACTCCAGGTCTCGAACAGGTGAAAGTAATCATGATGACAGCACTAAGCTCAGAACAAGACCGTCAACGGGGTGATAGACTCGGAGTATCAGCTTATCTTGTCAAATCTCAAGTCACCCTTGAGGATGTAGTAGAAACCGCAATGGGAGTCTTAAATAATTCAATCAACGGTGTCCCACCATCAGCCTTCACTCAGAGTTAACAAAGCCCTAGTCGAACTAGGCCTTGCCAACTCTAGACGTAAAGCTGATCAACTAATTCTCTCTCATCAAGTCAGGATCAATGGTAGATTAGCCCAGCCTGTCAATCAAGTATTGGCTGGTGATATCTTGGAAACTCCGACCAATTCAGCAACTTACCAAGTCAGCTCGCCTAATAAACAACTAATCTTACTAAATAAACCTAAAGGCTACTTATCCAGTCATACACCTCAAGATGCACCAACTCTGTTTGATCTTTTACCTACTAAGTATTCCAGCTATAAAATTGCAGGAAGACTGGACAAGGAAAGTCGTGGGCTTGTAATCCTTAGCCTTAATGGCTCAATTATTCAAAGCCTGAGCCACCCAAGTCAAGATAAGCTAAAGTATTACCAAGTCCAGCTAGATCGTACCATTACTGATTTTGAATCAATAAAAACCTCCTTTATCTCAGGCATTATAATAGACAATCAAACCTATCAAGCCCAAGGTATCAAGCCAATCAAACCAGACCTAGTGGAAATAATCTTGATTACTGGCAAAAACCGCCAAATCCGCAAAATGTTTCAAGCCATTGGCTATCAAGTAGTTGACCTTATAAGGATTAGGATTGGTGATTACCAGCTCGGCGATCTAGGGGAAGGGCAGTATCGAATTGTTCAAACTATGCAAGGGCACCCTAAGTGATTGAATTGATGTTTAATCTCATATTTCTTGGTTTCTCAGCCCTGAATCCGCATATAGATTATGCTGCCAGCCTCAAATCAAGCAACTTTGATATCGATGCCTTCAGATCAGTCCAGCAAGACTTCAGCATGCCTCAGCTCAGTGCCAAACAATTTGAGGTCTACCAGCTCGATACTAATACAGTTATTACTGACATCAATCAACAAGAAAGGTTGCCCATAGCTTCACTGACCAAACTAATGACCGCCCTAATTATTGTCTCCGAAAATCAACCAACACAACAAGTTATTACCCAGATACTTGATCTGCCGAGTGCTTATCACAGTAATTATTTATCAGCTAATTCGAAAACTGATGTCCAAACCCTACTGGAACTAATGCTAATTGTTTCTGACAATCAAGCTGCTCTCAATCTGGCTACCTATAATGCAGGCTCTATAGAAGCATTTGTCAATAAGATGAATCACTATGCCACTGATCTAGGTATGGCTAATACACATTTTGCCAATCCCTATGGGCAAGATGACCCCAAGAATTATTCTACTTCGGATGACCTGATAATACTCACAAAATCCATTCTAAATCAGCCAGTCTTATCTCGAATTGTTGGAACTACCCACCAGATAATCAACTATGATGGACAAAATTTTGAAATAATTAATACCAACAAATTGCTTCCTAGGCCTGATGTCCATGGCGTCAAGACTGGCACCGATACCTTGGCTGGTCAGTGTCTAATCGTGCTTTATCAAAACTCAGCTGGTAGTTTCCTAATCACTATCCTCGGTTCTGACAACCGATATCAAGATGCAACCTCAGTGATCGAACATTTGCAGGTATTAAGTGCTAGTGACTAACACATGGGGTATTTCATCCTCCGAAACCCTCTCTTGTCCTGTCATCCTCCAAAGCTCGGAGAGATTACGGGGGATCCACCCTTCTTTTTATCATCCTCCGAAACCCTCCCTTGTCTCGTCATCCTCCGATTGTCCGTAGGACAATACGGGGGATCCACTTCTACTGACATTTGGATAGTCATTTAATACTAATGCTGGATCTCCGGTCTTGCCCTTCGGGCAACCCGAAGATGACGTAGGGGGGTCATCCCCCGAAACCCGAAGGGTTTACGGGTAACCGGCATTTAATATCTAGAGTTATCAGCAATAACAAGTTGGTTTTAGCTTGAGATTACTATATAATCCTAAGATATGCAACAAGCAACTTTTAGTATATTTGGTAGAACCAACGTCGGCAAATCCACCTTATTTAATCATATGATTGGTCAGCGTCTAGCAATCGAATCAGATTATCTCAACACCACTCGTGATCCAATCAGGCAACCCGTTGAGTTTGATCAGCAAAATTGGCAGATAGTCGACACGCCTGGCCTTGACAAGACGGATGATACTCTCGCAAAATTGGCAATGGATCAGATTGATAAACTCATTGATGACAGTAACGTATGTGCCCTAGTGGTTGATGGAACTGTAGAACCTAGTGAGCTAGACATTAGTCTCGCTAGACGTCTTAGGAGAAGTGGCAAGCCCGTACTATTACTAGTCAATAAGGCTGATATATCAAGCAAGTTTCTTGGACTCGAAAATTATCAAAAGCTTGGTATTAAAGAGATGATACCCATCTCATCTATCCACAACATCGGGATAGACCAGATTAGATCAGCTCTTTCAAACTATTACTCTTTATCGAATAATCAATCAGGTGATCCCAGATCAGAAATTAACATCAGTCTGATCGGAAAACCAAACGTTGGTAAATCCTCACTGCTTAATGCCTTATCCAAACATAAAGTTAGTCTAGTATCTGAAATAGCAGGTACTACCAGAGACCAGATCTCAGCCAATTGGCAAGTGGAAGACCAAACAATTAGTCTGGTAGACACTGCGGGAATTAGAAAAAGTGGCAAAGTCAGTAAACAAATTGAGAAGCTATCCCTCTTGAGAACCAAAAAAGCAATTGAACAGTCTGAAATCTGCCTCCTAGTCCTAGATGCAGAACTGCCTGATGGGCACCTGGATCAAAAGATAGCAGGGATGATTGATCAAGCTGGCAAAGGGTTAATAGTAATCATAAACAAATGGGATAAGATTGATCAAATCGAACAAGAAATTTTCAAGCAAACAGTAGCAAAGTCTTTCCAATTCATCTGGTGGGCTCCAATCGTCTTCATCTCTGCCAAGACTGGACTCGGACTGGACAAATTGGCTGATTTAGTAAAGATTGTTGAGAACAATATTCATCAACCCAAAAGTATCAAGCAAATTGATAGAATCCTCAGTCAATCCTTCCAAAAGCATCCCGCAAAAACTATCAAGGAGCATAAGACTGTCAAGTTTAGCAATGCTAAGCTTGTTGACAACTTGCCTCTGACGATTCAACTCTACGGTCGAGATATTAGCCAGCTTCATTTTTCCTATCTTAGATATCTAGAAAATCGAATTAGAGACCAGCTGGAAATGACTGGTGTCCCGATCAAGATTATCAACCATCCACCCAGATGACGAAACTAATTGTTGGATTGGGAAATCCTGGTAAACAATACCAACTCAGCCGTCACAACCTAGGCTGGATGGTTCTTGACCAGATCGCAACAGATTTAAATCTTCAGTGGTCAACCCATAAGTATAGCCTGACTGCCAAAAATTCTGATCTAATTCTAGCAAAACCAACTACCTATATGAACCTCAGCGGGGAAGCAGTTCAAAAGCTCAAAGCTTTTTATAAACTCGACAACCAAGATATCGCCATCGTCTATGATGACTTTGCCATTGAATTTGGTGCTTTGAGGATTCGTCAATCTGGTAGTGGGGCAGGCCACAATGGGATCAAGTCTGTTATCGGTACCATTGGAGAAGATTTCTGGCGTTACCGGATAGGGATCGGCCCCAAACCTAACTATCAAGCGACTCGAGACTTTGTTTTGGCTAATTTTTCAGACGATGAAGCTACCAGTCTAAACACATTTGTTCCTGCTATAGCTCAATATCTACTAGATACACCTCAACCGACAGACACCACCCTAAATCTTAAGTTTTAAGTTTATCTCTCTGCCCCCTGTCACCATGTGAATTCCTATTTCTTGTTTTGTCATCCTCCGTATTGTCGGTAGTCTGTTTGTCATCTTCCGAAACCTTTCCTTGTTTTGTCATCTTCCGAAGCTCGGAGAGCTTACGGGGGATCCATCTCTCTAGCAAATTGGGATAATACGGAATGCTGGATCTCCGGTCTTGCCCTTCGGGCAACCCGAAGATGACGTAGAGGGTCATCCCCCGAAACCCGAAGGGTTTACGGAGGATCCAGTATTCAATACTCCGAGGAAAACCAAGATTCAACAATACCAGAGGGGAAGATATTATTCTTAGTATTAATTTCAGATACTCAAAAAAAACCAACAAAGCGATGCATCATTCTGGAGTCTAAAATAACGGTTACTCTGTAATAATTTTTAATAATACTTTGCTATCTATCCTATAGCCGCCCAAAACAAAACCTGTTCACTTGGGGTGATAGATTATAGACCTAGAATTGTTGTTATTGTGATAAATCATATGTGTAGATATGATGAGGAATAATAGTGACAGTTATGTACTGTAAGACACAGTCAAAGGTATGGGTTTTGCTTTTGGGGATATGGTAACAGATCTTAATCAATGTTAGAATATCACCATGAAATACGTAATCACAGCCGGTGGACAAGGCACAAAACTCTGGCCTCTATCTAGAGAATCCAAGCCAAAACAATTTCAAAATATCATCGGAGACCAGACTCTGTTTAAGATGAACCTCAATACCTTACTAACAGTAATCGATCCAGAAGATATCATTATCCAGACGAAGGAACGTTACCTTGATTTAGTTCGGGCAGATAACAAATCCGTTCCCGAGAAAAATATTATCCTTGAGCCTGACTTCAAAAACAACCGAGGTCCTGCTGATGGTCTTACTATGGTTTGGCTTGACCATCACTATCCTGATCAGCCTTTTGTCTTAATCCAAAGTGACTGCCTAAGACTACCTAGCGAACGCTATCTTGACACACTCAAATCTATAGAAGAACTCTTGCTAAAAGAGCAAATATTTATTACCGGTGGACTCAAAGCGACTAGACCAGATTTGGGTGTAGATTACCTTTCCTTGGGCGAAAAATTGAGCGAAGTCAATGGGATTAATATCTACAAGATTAGTGAGTTTATTCCAAGAAGCTCTGATTATGCAGCGACCAAGAAGCTTATCCAGAACTATAATGTTTCAACACATACCAATCACAATGCCTACTATCCCAAAAAAATGCTTGAGGCTTACAAGCAGTATCGACCTGATTGGTATCAAGCATTGATGAAAATTGCTCAAGTCTTGGATGATCCTGATCAAGTTACTGCTATCTATCAAACCATGGAATCTGGAGCTACAGAAGAAGTTACCAAACACTTATTCAACTCAGGAGCTTTGGTACTTCTGCCGTTTGAATGGATTGATGTTGGGACTTGGGATAGTATTTACCAAACCTTACGCCATGAACAAGAAGAAATTTACAAGGATGGTCAGGTAGTGGATATTGATAGCCAAAGAAGCCTAGTCAAAGCTAATCCTGACAAGTTGGTTGCTCTGCTTGGAGTAGAAGACTTAGTGGTGGTAGATAGCGATGATGTCTTGCTAGTAGCTGATCGTCATCGTAGTGGAGATATCGGTAAAGTCTTAGCCCGATTAGAGAAGCCTGACCTTGAAAAGTATCTTTAAGCCTTGATAAAAATTACAGTATAGCATGGTTGAAGAGTAGCCTCACGCAGTAAGTTATTATCCTATAGTACGATCTAGACCATCTGCATTGATTATCTTCTATCAATCCTGTACAATTAATCAGTATCCTGTTACCCCTGCTGCTCTTTAACAATTTGATATATATAGGGCCTGTTGGCCGAGTGGTTAGGCAAAGGTCTGCAAAACCTTGTACAGCGGTTCGATCCCGCTACAGGCCTCCAAACAATTAATCCTGATAAACTTATAAATTTGTTTGAGGAATAAATGTACTTATACCATCAATAGGTTTTTATAGTCAAAAAAATTTACCCAACAATCAATGTATGGGCGAGTGGTGGAATTGGTATACACGACGGACTTAAAATCCGTTGCCTAATCTATATGGCTTGAGGGTTCGAGTCCCTCCTCGCCCACCATCATCAATATGGGTGATTAGCTCAGTTGGCTAGAGCATCTCGTTTACACCGAGGAGGTCAGAGGTTCGAGTCCTCTATCACCCACCATTTTCAATTAATCCCTCTATTGGGGCATTAGCTCAGCTGGTTAGAGCGCCTGCTTTGCAAGCAGGAGGTCATCGGTTCGACTCCGATATGCTCCACCATGGCGACTTAGCTCAGTTGGTAGAGCAGAGGCCTGAAGAGCCTTGTGTCGTAGGTTCGATTCCTACAGTCGCCACCATTTTTTAAGTATTATAGTCAAATTTTCTTTTGTTTCCTATATTGTCATCCCCCGTATTGTCGGTAGTCTGTTTGTCATCCTCCGAAACCTTTCCTTGTCTTGTCATCCTTCGAAACCCGAAGGGTTTACGGGGGATCCACCTCTACTGAGATTTGAATAATCATTTAATACATAATGCTGGATATCCGGTCTTGCCCTTCGGGCAACCCGAAGATGACGTAGGGGTCATCCTCCGAAACCCTTCCTTGTCTTGTCATCCTCCGAAACCCGAAGGGTTTACGGGGGATCCAGTATGAAGGTGACGAGAAGAATAATTCAAGGTGAAAACTAATGGGAGTAACTAATAAGGATAGATGGTTGACAGACCCCAAACATAAGAATAAAGTTATAATTAATTATTAGTTTTAGGAGGTCAATATGGATTCAAGTAACAATAAGTCAAAGAAAGGGTTATATTTCATTTTTGCTATTATTATCCTTTGCTTAGTCGCTGCAGGGCTGGTCTTGATGACCAAAGACAATGATCAAGACTCAGAAATTGATTCGGAGCAGACAGCTATTACCTCCACTAAAACCACACTTGATACCCTTTGTCAGATCACCCTTCCAAGACTTATCCAATGTCAAAATCTTGAAAATGACCAGCTGACTACTTATCGTCTTCCTGAAAAGATGGGCAACGCTTCTAGGGTTTCTCCTAGCCCAGATCAATCACAATTTATCATCGAGCTAAATGACAGCTCTATACTTGTAGATAAAGATTTTAACAAAATAGCAGACCTACCGCATGGGGAGGTAGATCAATCCTGGTGGACAGATTTGATGTGGCTGGACTCTGATACTATTGTCTACAGTGCTTCAGTCCAGAATGCTGAAGGTACATCAGAGTCCAGTCTCAACTCTCAAATCTATAGCTATGACATAGTTAGCAAACAAGCAACCCAGCTAACCTCCTATCAAGAAAGCTTGACCTATGCTTACCCTAGTCAAGATGGTACGATGATCTTTTCAAGAATTCAGAGACCCGAACAATCTGAGACAATAGCAGTCATCGGCACTGACGGTACTGTCGAGGAAGTCAAATCAATTTTGAGTACCGACAGAACAGAATTATCAGGTACTATCGACTATGATCGTAACTCTGACTTATTTTATCTAACACAAACTGAATCGAGATCATCAATCCCCCTCAAGCTTGATAAAGACCCGGAGGGTAATTATCAGCTAAAACAAACTAGTAATCAAGCGCTAGAACAAGCCTATCAAGGCCCTAGTATTGAACAAGGAGTAGTAGTCCTAGCACCCAACTCAGATCAGGATCTTTCTGCCCACTATCAATTAATAAATAATCAAAACTCCATCCAGGATCTTCAACTAACAAAAGCTAGTAGCCAAGGATATAGCTATGGGTTACCCTTTGCAATCAGTCAAAATCTCAATCTTGAAACTATAGATAATGGTGCAATTGGTGCAACTGACTATCTCTACTCCTATGTGGACTTACCAACCAAGCTTGGTAGCTACATGCTTGATCTTGTCAAGCAAAATTGCTCTGAGGGTAATTACAACATAGTCATTGTCGACAATCAGATTGATGACAATCAGGCTATAGCAAGATTCAATGGTTGTAATGGACTATCTTATATCGGCTACTACAAGCTCAATGGTACAAACTTTGAAGAAGTCATTAGAACTCAAAATGGTCTTAGCTGCACCAATCTCAAAGAAAACGGTTTTGATCCTGAATTGATCGATACCTGTACAGAATGAATCTTATACTATTACGTAGTTAGACCTAGTAATCTCTTAGCCCCGCCTATTGCACACTCATAGCGGGTCAGAGCTACTATTGATCAAAGTCAGGTAATAAATATATAGACAACGCTTACAGCCATCTGTTTGTGGTTAGACCCTGACAAATCTACCAGTCTTTAAGTCAGTAACTGCGGTATATAATTCGTCTTCAGTATTCATTACTATTGGTCCATACCAAGCAATTGGTTCACCTATG
Proteins encoded in this window:
- a CDS encoding HAMP domain-containing histidine kinase codes for the protein MQNQKYNPFVLIYSGIVLAGLGGLNFILLLNREGPLSIIGILLLSWIMLGTIYYWFVYPRTPNYFELSGFTFFWIGWGITVTDLQIIDLSDNQYLQLIALGLGIALYSTAGVYLAWQLKKSNWYLMALRNRINSDAVSQGLVVNSIADAIISVDNQLGVTLMNPAAQKLTGWDLSQARGLNIGQILILYDQSGNQLQETSPFYKVLATAKVIRDSDIYLFDKTQQRIDLSISAAPSFDTNKNINGVIAIIRDISEQKATEREKDEFISTASHEMRTPVTAIEGNLSLALNPKLATIDDRARKFLDKAHQSVLHLGSLFKDLLSTTQIDDNANIGQLEIVNLNKILKKVFEEMQTIAQSKAVELILDFGGNGAENTLAPSAPIRANQDKINEVVSNLVDNAIKFSNHGRVTIRSKVTPDYCLVEVEDDGIGISPEDQKHLFQKFYRVNNSFTREIGGTGLGLYIARNIIEKFGGRIWVSSIQTPDQHGTIFSFSLPLAKDANQAKIPEYLQNNPTNMVR
- a CDS encoding response regulator, with product MTKVLLVEDDINLRDLYSARLSAEEIEVFVASDGEEGLTMATSIKPDLIILDVMMPKISGFDVLDILRQTPGLEQVKVIMMTALSSEQDRQRGDRLGVSAYLVKSQVTLEDVVETAMGVLNNSINGVPPSAFTQS
- a CDS encoding rRNA pseudouridine synthase, whose product is MSHHQPSLRVNKALVELGLANSRRKADQLILSHQVRINGRLAQPVNQVLAGDILETPTNSATYQVSSPNKQLILLNKPKGYLSSHTPQDAPTLFDLLPTKYSSYKIAGRLDKESRGLVILSLNGSIIQSLSHPSQDKLKYYQVQLDRTITDFESIKTSFISGIIIDNQTYQAQGIKPIKPDLVEIILITGKNRQIRKMFQAIGYQVVDLIRIRIGDYQLGDLGEGQYRIVQTMQGHPK
- a CDS encoding D-alanyl-D-alanine carboxypeptidase → MFNLIFLGFSALNPHIDYAASLKSSNFDIDAFRSVQQDFSMPQLSAKQFEVYQLDTNTVITDINQQERLPIASLTKLMTALIIVSENQPTQQVITQILDLPSAYHSNYLSANSKTDVQTLLELMLIVSDNQAALNLATYNAGSIEAFVNKMNHYATDLGMANTHFANPYGQDDPKNYSTSDDLIILTKSILNQPVLSRIVGTTHQIINYDGQNFEIINTNKLLPRPDVHGVKTGTDTLAGQCLIVLYQNSAGSFLITILGSDNRYQDATSVIEHLQVLSASD
- the der gene encoding ribosome biogenesis GTPase Der — translated: MQQATFSIFGRTNVGKSTLFNHMIGQRLAIESDYLNTTRDPIRQPVEFDQQNWQIVDTPGLDKTDDTLAKLAMDQIDKLIDDSNVCALVVDGTVEPSELDISLARRLRRSGKPVLLLVNKADISSKFLGLENYQKLGIKEMIPISSIHNIGIDQIRSALSNYYSLSNNQSGDPRSEINISLIGKPNVGKSSLLNALSKHKVSLVSEIAGTTRDQISANWQVEDQTISLVDTAGIRKSGKVSKQIEKLSLLRTKKAIEQSEICLLVLDAELPDGHLDQKIAGMIDQAGKGLIVIINKWDKIDQIEQEIFKQTVAKSFQFIWWAPIVFISAKTGLGLDKLADLVKIVENNIHQPKSIKQIDRILSQSFQKHPAKTIKEHKTVKFSNAKLVDNLPLTIQLYGRDISQLHFSYLRYLENRIRDQLEMTGVPIKIINHPPR
- a CDS encoding aminoacyl-tRNA hydrolase produces the protein MTKLIVGLGNPGKQYQLSRHNLGWMVLDQIATDLNLQWSTHKYSLTAKNSDLILAKPTTYMNLSGEAVQKLKAFYKLDNQDIAIVYDDFAIEFGALRIRQSGSGAGHNGIKSVIGTIGEDFWRYRIGIGPKPNYQATRDFVLANFSDDEATSLNTFVPAIAQYLLDTPQPTDTTLNLKF